In Rhinoraja longicauda isolate Sanriku21f chromosome 12, sRhiLon1.1, whole genome shotgun sequence, the DNA window GTCCATGCtggagtactgtccgattcacctctaccccattggactttgtctctggaaccgatgcgctgcaatgctgagaactatattctgtatcttcccctttgttctccccacgGCACTTGAttttgacttggttgtatttgTGTGTGGTATTATCTGCTCTTGTTGCatgacatgcaaaacaaagattttctctgcacataacaataataaacctaatcctaaaccATTCTTTGCCCCAGTTCCCCAGCAGAGATCTAGATCCCGCTGTAATCTTGGGTAGTTGGAATTGAAGGGTTgactggagtgtggggagaaatgtTAACATTAGGTGTAAGATGGATGTTTTGGGAGTGCCTGTGGTTTGTGACTCTATATCTGTGCAGCTAGTGTCAACATCTTGGCCAAAGTGTCCTAcatagatacaatagacaataggtgcaggagtaggccattcggcccttcgagccagcaccgccattcaaagtgatcatggctgatcattctcaatcagtaccctgttcctgccttctccccatcccccctgactccgctatccttaagagctccaactagctctctcttgaatgcattcagagaattggcctccactgccttctgaggcagagaattccacagattcacaactctctgactgaatttttttttcctcatctcagttttaaatggcctaccccttattcttaaactgtggcctcttgttctggactcccctaacattgggaacatgtttcctgcctctaacgtgtccaaccccttaataatcttatacgtttcgataagatctcctctcatccttctaaattccagtgtatacaagcctagttgatccagtctttcaacatacgacagtcccgccatcctggaattaaccttgtaaacctacgctgcacgccctcaatagcaagaatacatagacaataggtgcaggaggaggccattcggtccttcgagccagcaccgccattcaatttgatcatagctgattattctcaatcagtaccccgttcctgccttctccccataccccctgattccactagccctaagagctctatctaactctctttttaatgcatccagtgaatcggcctccactgccttctgaggcagagaattccacaaattcacaattctctgtgtgaaaaagtttttcctcgtcttagtcctaaatggcctaccctttattcttcaactgtggcccctggttctggactcccccaacactgggaacatgtttcctgcatctagcctgtataatcccttaataatttttatactgtaggtttcaataagatcctctctcatccttctaaattccagtgaatacaagcccagtcgttccattctttcatcatgtgtcagtcccgccatcctgggaattaacctggtgaaactacgctgcactccctcgatagcaagaatgtccttcctcaaatttggagaccaaaactgcacacagtattccaggtgcggtctcacgagggccctgtacaactgcagaaggacctctttgctcctatactcaactcctcttgttatgaaggccaacattccattggctttcttcactgcctgctgtacctgcatgcttccttgcagtgactgatgcactaggacacccagatctcgttgtacgtcccctgttcctaacttgacaccattcagataatactctgccttcctattcttaccaccaaagtggataacctcacacttatccacattaaactgcatctgccatgcatccgcccactcacacaacctgtctaaatcaccctgcaacctcatagcatcttcctcacagttcacactgccatccagcatgACCTCCTTGCTGCTGTGTTCAACTCCTCTCGCTATGGTCCTTCACCAGTCGTCTCTTCAATCGCCTTTTTCTTTCTATTGCAGGTCGCAGTGAATGTCACGTTGCCTGTAATGCTTTACCTCCTCTCCCTGTGGACTCGGGTGTCAACCGAATGGTTTCCCAAAAGCCTCCCGTGCGATGTGAGGCAGGAGGGCACGGAGGTGGTGGTGGACTGCAGCGAGCGCCAGCTCTACACCGTGCCCACCGGCTTCCCCTCCAACTCCACCAACATCACGCTCACCATCAACCACATCTCACGGgtcacctcctcctccttcccaggccTGAATAACCTGATGGAGATTGACCTGCGGTGCAACTGCGTGCCAATCAGGCTCGGCCCTAAAGACCGTGTGTGCACCAGGCCTCCCAGAGTGGAGACTGGAGCCTTCTCCTCGCTGCCGGCCCTGAGGTCCTTGTACCTGGATGGGAACCAACTGGCCCGGATCCCTGAAGGGCTGCCCCGCACCCTGACGCTGCTCAGCCTGGAGGCCAACAGCATCTTCTCACTGGTCAAGGCCAACTTCACGGAGCTGGGCAACTTGGAGAGCATCTACCTTGGCCAGAACTGTTACTACCGCAACCCTTGCAACACCAGCTACCGGATTGAGAACGATACCTTCTACAACCTGAGCCGCCTCCAGGTGCTTTCCCTCAAGGACAATAACCTGACCCACATTCCCCAGAGACTGCCCCGGAGtttgaggaagcttttcctgtACAACAACATGATCCGGCGGGTCGAGGACAACGATTTGGCCGAGTTGGTGGAATTGGAAATCCTAGACTTGAGCGGGAACTGCCCCCGCTGCTACAACGCGCCTTTCCCTTGCCTGCCCTGCCACGACCCCAGCTATTTATCCATCCCTCCCAACGCTTTCCGGGCACTGGGAAAGTTGAGGATCTTGCGGCTCCAAAGCAACTCGCTGACGGCCGTGCTCAGCCCCTGGTTCAAGGGCACCCCCAACCTGAAGATGCTCGACCTCTCCCAGAATTTCCTGGTGAAGGAGATGGCCACGGCTTCCTTCTTGAAATACCTGGGCAGGCTGGAGGGCATAGACCTGTCCTTCAACTACGAGCTGAAGGTGTACCACGAGTCACTCAACCTGTCCTCCACCTTCTCGCAGCTGCGCTCCCTGCAGAGCCTGAAGCTCAGGGGCTACGTCTTCAAGGATCTGATGATGGAGAACCTGAGCCCCCTGCTGCAGCTCAGCCAGCTCAAGCTACTGGACCTGGGCATCAACTTCATCAAGGTGGCCGACCTCCAGATCTTCAGCCGGCTGCGCGCCCTGCAGGTGATCGACCTCTCTGAGAACAagatctctccctcctcctcctcctcctcctcctcgtccaGCCGGGGCCAGGCGGGCTCCTGCGGGCCGAGCAGCCAGGGCTCCGGCTCGTTTCACGGCTACCCCGACCAGGAGAGCTATTTTCGCTACGACAAGTTCGGCCGCAGCTGCAAGTCGAAGGACAAGGAGTACTACCACCTGTCGCCGGTGACCCACACCGAGTGCAACCTCCACCGCTCCACCCTGGACCTGAGCAGGAACAACATCTTCTACATCAGCCCGGCCCAGTTCCACAACCTCTCCTTCATCAAGTGCCTGAACCTGTCGGGCAATGCCCTGAGCCAGACTCTGAACGGCTCCGAGTTCCGCTCTCTCCCTCACCTGCGCTACCTGGACCTCTCCAGCAACCGCATCGACCTCCTGTACGAGTCGGCCTTCCAGGAGCtgcaggagctgcaggtgctggaccTGAGCAACAACAACCACTACTTCCAGATGGAAGGGCTGACGCACAGGCTCAACTTCATCCACTCCCTGGCCAACCTCTCCAGGCTGGCCATGAGCGAGAACAACATCTACACCTCCGCCGACCAGCAGCTGAGGAGCACCTCGCTCAGCGTGCTGGAGTTCCGAGGCAACCAGCTGAACTACATGTGGAGCGATGGCAACGATATGTACATGGTCTTCTTCCAACACCTTTCCAACCTCAGCCGCCTCGACCTCTCGGGCAACAGGCTGGCCTTCGTGCCCCCCGACGTCTTCGACCACCTGCCCCCTCTCCTCAGGGAGCTTGTGCTGAGCGGCAACCAGCTGAGGACCTTCAACTGGGGGCGCCTCCACCTGCTGGACCACCTGGAGGTGCTGGACCTCGGCACCAACCTGCTGACCAGCGTGCCCCGCATGCTGTCTAACTGCACCAGCACCCTGCgcgtcttcaacctcacccgcaaCCAGATCTCCAGGCTGACCAAGGACTTCCTGTGGGGCGTGACCTCCCTGCAGTACCTGGACCTCAGCCACAACAACCTGAAGACCATCAACGCCTCCAGCTTCCCGGACAGCGCCATCAGACACCTCCTGGAGCTGCGCCTCAACGGCAACCACTTCCAGTGCACCTGCGCCGCCAGGTGGTTCGTGTGGTGGATCAACAGGACCACTGTGTACATCCCCCGACTGGTCACCGATGTCACCTGCGCCTCCCCCAAAGCCCACCGCGGCCGCGGCGTGGTCATGGTGGACATGCACGCCTGCGAGATGGACTACCTGGGCGCTGGCCTCTACGCCTTCTCCGCCTTGTCCACCCTCTTGCTCCTGATGGCCCCCATCGCCGGCCACCTGTTCGGCTGGGACATTTGGTACATCTACCACTTCTGCATGGCCAAGTTCAAAGGCTACCGCCCCATGCCCAAAGTCAAGGCGGAATATGGGGCGTTCGTCGCTTACGACACCCAGGACAACGCTGTGGCGGACTGGATCCTCAATGAGTTGATAGTCAATCTGGAAGAACGAGGGGAGCGGCGGTTTTCCCTGTGTTTGGAAGAAAGAGACTGGGTCCCGGGGAAACTTGTAATGGACAACCTGTCCCAGAGCATTCACCAAAGCAGGAAGACCATCTTCATACTCACCGGTTGTTACGTGAGCACGGTGATCTTTAGAACTGCCTTCCACATGGCCCACCAGCGGCTGCTGGATGACAAGGTTGATGTGATCATCTTGGTTTTCCTGGAAAGGGTCTTGCAACGCTCCAAGTACGTCAGGCTGAGGAAGAGACTGTGCAGGAACTCGGTCTTGGTGTGGCCTTGCAACCGGCGAGCCCAACCCCTGTTCTGGCAGCGGCTGAGAAACGCATTGGCCACAGACAATCACCCACAATTCAGCAACCTCTTCAACGACATTATCTAACCTAGTAGCCCAGAGACTGCCACAATTCACATTAGCGAGAAGCTATTATCTAACAAACTCGATATACCGTCCAACAttctccgtctggacaaatcttttgtttgtttgtttgttttgatgtcttgtttgctctgtaaagcgtctttgagtttcttgaaaagcgctatataaattaaatgtattattattattattattattattattattaacattggTAACTGTTTTGCTTGATTTACTACAAACATACAGGGAGATGGCAAGACCATTCCT includes these proteins:
- the LOC144598639 gene encoding toll-like receptor 7, which codes for MVVGHCEVARVSVSSRRNERVFVQQKREQPTGNQMGNGIDEIAERRHRLVAVNVTLPVMLYLLSLWTRVSTEWFPKSLPCDVRQEGTEVVVDCSERQLYTVPTGFPSNSTNITLTINHISRVTSSSFPGLNNLMEIDLRCNCVPIRLGPKDRVCTRPPRVETGAFSSLPALRSLYLDGNQLARIPEGLPRTLTLLSLEANSIFSLVKANFTELGNLESIYLGQNCYYRNPCNTSYRIENDTFYNLSRLQVLSLKDNNLTHIPQRLPRSLRKLFLYNNMIRRVEDNDLAELVELEILDLSGNCPRCYNAPFPCLPCHDPSYLSIPPNAFRALGKLRILRLQSNSLTAVLSPWFKGTPNLKMLDLSQNFLVKEMATASFLKYLGRLEGIDLSFNYELKVYHESLNLSSTFSQLRSLQSLKLRGYVFKDLMMENLSPLLQLSQLKLLDLGINFIKVADLQIFSRLRALQVIDLSENKISPSSSSSSSSSSRGQAGSCGPSSQGSGSFHGYPDQESYFRYDKFGRSCKSKDKEYYHLSPVTHTECNLHRSTLDLSRNNIFYISPAQFHNLSFIKCLNLSGNALSQTLNGSEFRSLPHLRYLDLSSNRIDLLYESAFQELQELQVLDLSNNNHYFQMEGLTHRLNFIHSLANLSRLAMSENNIYTSADQQLRSTSLSVLEFRGNQLNYMWSDGNDMYMVFFQHLSNLSRLDLSGNRLAFVPPDVFDHLPPLLRELVLSGNQLRTFNWGRLHLLDHLEVLDLGTNLLTSVPRMLSNCTSTLRVFNLTRNQISRLTKDFLWGVTSLQYLDLSHNNLKTINASSFPDSAIRHLLELRLNGNHFQCTCAARWFVWWINRTTVYIPRLVTDVTCASPKAHRGRGVVMVDMHACEMDYLGAGLYAFSALSTLLLLMAPIAGHLFGWDIWYIYHFCMAKFKGYRPMPKVKAEYGAFVAYDTQDNAVADWILNELIVNLEERGERRFSLCLEERDWVPGKLVMDNLSQSIHQSRKTIFILTGCYVSTVIFRTAFHMAHQRLLDDKVDVIILVFLERVLQRSKYVRLRKRLCRNSVLVWPCNRRAQPLFWQRLRNALATDNHPQFSNLFNDII